DNA sequence from the Stenotrophomonas sp. 24(2023) genome:
GCGGCCAACAGGGTCGAACGGATCATCGCGATCTCCAAAGCACGGGGCGGGTGCGCGGAGCATTCGGCGGGGTGGGGGAAGACGGCGTGAAATCTGCCGGTGATGGCCTCCACGCCCGGGGGGACGGGTCCGACCCGTCCCCTTTCTGCTGGTATCAACCCACCACGCGGGTGCCGAAGATGCGGTCCCCGGCATCGCCCAGGCCCGGCAGGATGTAGCCCTTGTCGTTGAGCTGGGCGTCGATGGCGGCCGTGTAGATCTCTACATCCGGGTGCGCAGCCTGCACGGCGGCGATGCCCTCCGGCGCGGCGACCAGGAAAATGCCCTTGATGCGGCGGGCACCGGCACGCTTGAGCATGTCGATGGTGGCGATCAGGGTGCCGCCGGTGGCCAGCATCGGGTCCAGGATCAGCGCATCGCGCTCTTCCAGGCGGCCGGTCAGGCGCTCGAAATACGGCACCGGCTGCAGGGTTTCCTCGTCACGCTGCAGGCCGACCACGCTCACGCGCGCGGCCGGAATCAGCGACAGCACGCCGCTGAGCATGCCCAGGCCGGCACGCAGGATCGGCACCACGGTGATCTTGGCACCGGCGATGCGCTGCACGGTGACCGGGCCGGCCCAGCCGGGCAGGGTGTGGGCTTCGGTGTCCAGATCGGCAGTGGCCTCGTA
Encoded proteins:
- the upp gene encoding uracil phosphoribosyltransferase, whose translation is MKIVEVRHPLVQHKIGLMRNASLSTKDFRELANELGTLLAYEATADLDTEAHTLPGWAGPVTVQRIAGAKITVVPILRAGLGMLSGVLSLIPAARVSVVGLQRDEETLQPVPYFERLTGRLEERDALILDPMLATGGTLIATIDMLKRAGARRIKGIFLVAAPEGIAAVQAAHPDVEIYTAAIDAQLNDKGYILPGLGDAGDRIFGTRVVG